One Sphingomonas sabuli genomic region harbors:
- a CDS encoding iron-sulfur cluster assembly scaffold protein has translation MNAPLYTIDILRLASALPAPAALDRIDGTGVERSPTCGSTVTTRVQLDDARWIEQVSQDVQACAFGQAAAAIVARHATGRTGDEVETALEQLSAWLSGQRDVPPDWPGFETLASARSRASRHPAILLPLRALRAAIESAR, from the coding sequence ATGAACGCTCCCCTTTACACCATCGACATCCTGCGGCTGGCGAGCGCGCTGCCCGCGCCGGCGGCGCTGGACCGCATTGACGGCACGGGCGTCGAACGGTCGCCGACCTGCGGCAGCACGGTGACGACACGGGTCCAGCTCGACGACGCGAGGTGGATCGAGCAGGTGTCGCAGGACGTGCAGGCCTGCGCCTTTGGCCAGGCGGCGGCGGCGATCGTCGCCCGCCACGCCACCGGGCGGACGGGCGACGAGGTAGAGACAGCGCTGGAGCAGCTGTCGGCATGGTTGTCGGGTCAGCGGGACGTGCCGCCGGACTGGCCGGGCTTCGAAACCCTGGCTTCGGCGCGCAGCCGCGCCTCACGGCATCCTGCCATCCTCTTGCCGCTGCGCGCGCTCCGCGCGGCGATTGAAAGCGCACGATGA
- a CDS encoding cation:proton antiporter has translation MTETEQVAQTTSLILESSAIMLVFALIFVTLFRKMKLGATLGYIVAGAIIGPHMLGLIEDPENTLGITEIGIAMLLFIVGLELRPSRLWRLRKDIFGLGLAQVVLCGLALSMFIHFALGVTPAASIAIGMPLALSSTAQVLPMLRSDGMQNTPRGERAFSILLLQDLAIVPMITIIAAMSRVAPDPAVPTGWTLALYTVAAVAGLVVAGRVILNPLFRLVGRLGERELFIVAGLTTVVGAAALMHALHLSVPLGAFVAGVMLAESPYRHEIESDVEPFRSILLGLFFLAVGMTLDLATIAARPLFVVGIAASVIVIKCGLIAVLARLFGNRWHAAIRLGLMLSQAGEFGFVLFAQAAASGLILPEAASLFGAIVTLSMASTPFLMRLTDWLDRREGASADGLDGPEKSPESQAIVVGYGRFGQTVAQMMMAKGIAVTLIDKKPEMIERADEFGTKVYYGDGLRLELLRTAGAETAKVIAFCNDNQDGDLTNEALAAVLEAFPQAAVMVRTFDRVHLMELDQLDLAFAQREMFESAITMGRAALDAIKINPVEVDRVEREYRSRDCERLERQSRSGDLHAGEEIVFAPDRPLPDDQAAPAKA, from the coding sequence ATGACCGAGACCGAACAGGTCGCCCAGACCACTTCGCTGATCCTCGAAAGCTCGGCGATCATGCTGGTGTTCGCGCTGATATTCGTCACCCTGTTCCGCAAGATGAAGCTGGGCGCGACGCTCGGCTATATCGTCGCCGGCGCGATCATCGGGCCGCATATGCTGGGGTTGATCGAAGACCCGGAAAACACGCTTGGCATCACCGAAATCGGTATTGCGATGCTGCTGTTCATCGTCGGTCTGGAGCTTCGGCCGAGCCGGCTGTGGCGCTTGCGCAAGGACATTTTCGGGCTTGGCCTCGCCCAGGTCGTGCTGTGCGGCCTCGCGCTGTCCATGTTCATCCATTTCGCGCTTGGCGTGACCCCGGCGGCAAGTATCGCCATCGGCATGCCGCTGGCGCTGTCGTCGACCGCGCAGGTGTTGCCGATGCTGCGGTCCGACGGGATGCAGAATACGCCGCGCGGCGAGCGGGCGTTCTCCATCCTGCTGCTGCAGGACCTCGCCATCGTGCCGATGATTACGATCATCGCCGCGATGTCGCGCGTTGCGCCCGATCCGGCGGTGCCGACGGGCTGGACGCTGGCACTCTACACCGTGGCGGCGGTCGCCGGGCTGGTGGTCGCCGGGCGCGTGATCCTCAACCCGCTGTTCCGGCTGGTCGGCCGGCTGGGCGAACGCGAACTGTTCATCGTCGCCGGCCTGACGACCGTTGTCGGCGCCGCGGCGCTGATGCACGCTTTGCACTTGTCTGTCCCGCTGGGCGCCTTCGTCGCCGGCGTGATGCTCGCCGAATCGCCCTACCGGCACGAAATCGAAAGCGACGTCGAACCGTTCCGCTCGATCCTGCTCGGCCTGTTCTTCCTCGCCGTTGGAATGACGCTAGACCTTGCGACAATTGCCGCACGGCCGTTGTTCGTCGTCGGCATCGCGGCGTCGGTGATCGTCATCAAGTGCGGGTTGATCGCGGTGCTCGCGCGCCTGTTCGGCAACCGTTGGCACGCCGCCATCCGCCTTGGCCTGATGCTCAGCCAGGCCGGCGAATTCGGCTTCGTCTTGTTCGCTCAGGCGGCGGCGTCCGGGCTGATCCTGCCCGAAGCCGCCTCGCTGTTCGGTGCCATCGTCACCCTGTCGATGGCCAGCACGCCGTTCCTGATGCGCCTGACGGACTGGCTCGACCGGCGCGAAGGCGCCAGCGCAGATGGCCTCGACGGCCCCGAAAAATCGCCCGAGTCACAGGCGATCGTCGTCGGGTATGGCCGCTTCGGCCAGACCGTTGCCCAGATGATGATGGCCAAGGGGATCGCCGTCACGCTGATCGACAAGAAGCCGGAAATGATCGAACGCGCCGACGAGTTCGGCACCAAGGTCTATTATGGCGACGGCTTGCGACTGGAGCTGCTGCGGACCGCCGGCGCCGAAACCGCCAAGGTCATTGCCTTTTGCAACGACAATCAGGACGGCGACCTGACGAACGAGGCCCTGGCCGCCGTGCTCGAGGCGTTTCCGCAGGCCGCGGTGATGGTCCGCACGTTCGACCGGGTGCACCTGATGGAGCTCGACCAGCTCGATCTCGCTTTCGCCCAGCGCGAAATGTTCGAAAGCGCCATCACCATGGGCCGCGCGGCGCTGGACGCGATCAAGATCAATCCGGTCGAGGTCGATCGGGTCGAGCGCGAATATCGGTCGCGCGATTGCGAGCGGCTGGAGCGTCAGAGCCGCTCGGGCGACCTCCACGCGGGGGAAGAAATCGTCTTCGCGCCGGACCGGCCGCTACCGGACGATCAGGCGGCCCCGGCCAAGGCCTAG